In Corynebacterium guangdongense, one DNA window encodes the following:
- a CDS encoding ABC transporter permease: MTSSLHSLHTLIRLSWRAVRAHAARLALSVLAVVLGTAFVAGGFLLSASLNKAFTDITETAYRGIDVVVTAGDNRPLTDADLAAVRDLAGVDKAIGDYFTGVAILAPDGDPLQTGGAGAWLMSYLPPEQALTAPATVVEGRAPGAHGEAVLNDSAAESAGIGVGDTVTVIDTMGRTEMEIVGLSNFPISTGGWAGIAVTRDYYRENFDRGGGYFAINVRGTDSTSPPQLRDEVAALLDGTRVQTGQEAAEEQNGEIKEQLAFFTYILGAFGLIALLVGTFIIANTFSMTVGQRTRDFALLRAIGMSRRQLTGSVLVEALFTGLIGSTIGIGAGLGLVRLIRWAMDAAGFGFPDNGLALTQASVGFPILIGVLVTLVSAYVPALRAGRTHPVQAMRGGEAQTGTPVRARTIAGALLAAPGAAALVAAAALGDWATTPRMILTGLGAVLLLVGVLGLLAGASRRVFSTSRAGGPVLRLAESSLSRNPNRTAGTIFALTLGVSLVSAVTVLGASMTQSIYGAVQDEYRGDGVISTSMISSQSIPLQLVDELRAIDGVEEVFPMAKVPLTVDGRTASAGLGGGLTPVLTSDPRTMFSLSYVDGAVADPATETGVVIDQTTAESRGWSVGDELTVAIPDAGVSVAAPVLAVLTDNAAGLSVSVTAPVAEQLLPDKSMWFLDRVHLSYAGEGTGGKDDVHAEVVDLVNTYGVLQTMDRQEFIQSSVSQAQQLLAIVYALLALSVIIAILGVANTLALSIIERTREIGSLRAVGMQRGQVRRMILAESAQITLFGAVLGTALGTGVGAVLSRSMSDVGITEVEVPWLQLLAIAVGAALVGTLSGIAPARRAARVEPLAAVE, translated from the coding sequence ATGACGTCGTCGCTCCATTCCCTGCACACGCTGATCCGCCTGTCCTGGCGGGCCGTCCGCGCCCACGCCGCCCGACTGGCCCTGTCCGTCCTGGCCGTCGTCCTCGGCACCGCCTTCGTCGCCGGCGGGTTCCTGCTCAGCGCCTCGCTGAACAAGGCGTTCACCGACATCACCGAGACCGCGTACCGGGGCATCGACGTCGTCGTCACCGCAGGAGACAACCGTCCCCTGACGGACGCGGATCTGGCCGCGGTTCGGGACCTCGCGGGCGTCGACAAGGCGATCGGCGATTATTTCACCGGCGTCGCCATCCTCGCCCCGGACGGGGATCCTCTCCAGACGGGCGGGGCCGGCGCCTGGCTGATGAGCTACCTGCCGCCCGAGCAGGCGCTGACCGCCCCCGCCACCGTCGTGGAGGGTCGCGCCCCGGGCGCCCACGGCGAAGCCGTGCTCAACGACAGCGCCGCCGAATCCGCCGGCATCGGGGTCGGCGACACCGTCACCGTCATCGACACGATGGGCCGCACGGAGATGGAGATCGTGGGTCTGAGCAACTTCCCCATCTCCACCGGCGGCTGGGCCGGAATCGCCGTGACCCGGGACTACTACCGCGAGAACTTCGACCGCGGCGGCGGCTACTTCGCCATAAACGTCCGGGGAACCGACTCCACCTCCCCGCCGCAGCTGCGTGACGAGGTCGCCGCCCTGCTCGACGGAACCCGAGTGCAGACGGGCCAGGAGGCCGCCGAAGAGCAGAACGGCGAGATCAAAGAGCAGCTGGCCTTCTTCACCTACATCCTCGGCGCCTTCGGACTCATCGCCCTGCTGGTGGGCACGTTCATAATCGCCAACACCTTCTCCATGACCGTCGGCCAGCGCACCCGCGACTTCGCCCTGCTGCGGGCCATCGGCATGTCGCGACGCCAGCTCACCGGGTCGGTGCTGGTGGAGGCCCTGTTCACCGGGCTGATCGGCTCCACCATCGGAATCGGCGCCGGCCTCGGGCTGGTGCGTCTCATCCGGTGGGCCATGGACGCCGCCGGGTTCGGTTTCCCGGACAACGGCCTCGCCCTGACGCAGGCCTCCGTCGGCTTCCCGATCCTCATCGGCGTGCTGGTCACCCTCGTCAGCGCCTACGTCCCCGCCCTTCGCGCCGGGCGCACCCACCCTGTGCAGGCGATGCGCGGCGGGGAGGCGCAGACCGGGACACCGGTACGTGCCCGGACCATCGCCGGCGCCCTGCTGGCGGCCCCGGGGGCCGCGGCGCTGGTCGCCGCGGCCGCTCTCGGGGACTGGGCCACCACCCCCCGAATGATCCTCACCGGGCTCGGGGCGGTGCTGCTGCTCGTCGGCGTGCTGGGCCTGCTGGCGGGCGCGTCCCGGCGGGTGTTCTCGACCTCCCGGGCGGGTGGGCCGGTCCTGCGCCTGGCCGAGAGCAGCCTCAGCCGCAACCCCAACCGCACGGCAGGCACCATCTTCGCCCTAACCCTCGGCGTCAGCCTGGTCAGCGCGGTCACCGTCCTCGGCGCCTCGATGACGCAGTCCATCTACGGCGCGGTCCAGGACGAGTACCGGGGTGACGGGGTGATCTCCACGAGCATGATCTCCAGCCAGAGCATCCCCCTCCAACTCGTCGACGAACTGCGGGCGATCGACGGCGTCGAGGAGGTCTTCCCCATGGCCAAGGTGCCGCTGACCGTCGACGGCCGCACCGCCTCCGCAGGTCTCGGTGGCGGGCTCACCCCCGTCCTGACCAGCGACCCGCGCACCATGTTCAGCCTGTCCTACGTCGACGGCGCCGTCGCCGACCCCGCCACCGAGACCGGCGTCGTCATCGACCAGACCACCGCCGAGAGCCGGGGCTGGTCCGTCGGGGACGAACTCACCGTGGCCATCCCGGACGCGGGCGTCTCCGTGGCGGCGCCGGTGCTGGCCGTGCTGACCGACAACGCCGCCGGGCTGTCCGTGTCGGTCACCGCCCCCGTCGCCGAGCAGCTGCTTCCCGACAAGTCGATGTGGTTCCTCGACCGTGTCCACCTGTCCTACGCCGGAGAGGGCACCGGCGGTAAAGACGATGTCCACGCGGAGGTCGTCGACCTAGTCAACACCTACGGCGTCCTGCAGACCATGGACCGCCAGGAGTTCATCCAGAGCAGCGTTTCCCAGGCGCAGCAGCTCCTCGCCATCGTCTACGCCCTGCTCGCGCTCTCGGTGATCATCGCCATCCTCGGCGTGGCCAACACCCTGGCGCTGTCGATCATCGAGCGCACCCGCGAGATCGGCTCCCTGCGCGCAGTCGGCATGCAGCGCGGCCAGGTCCGGCGCATGATCCTGGCGGAATCCGCCCAGATCACGCTGTTCGGCGCGGTGCTCGGGACGGCCCTCGGAACCGGCGTTGGCGCGGTCCTGTCCCGCTCCATGTCCGACGTCGGCATCACCGAGGTCGAAGTCCCCTGGCTGCAGCTGCTCGCCATCGCCGTCGGCGCGGCGCTGGTGGGCACGCTCTCCGGGATCGCCCCGGCCCGGCGCGCCGCCCGGGTCGAACCGCTGGCCGCGGTGGAGTAG
- a CDS encoding cytochrome P450, with the protein MTTVTSGKCPFAHGFDAMGDDYYADPAAHFASVRDETPTFFYPHLNAWIVTRREDALRVLADWKKFSSAANSALIPVPEEHRHIISPELMSRVLVGSDPEGHTVARGVAQLGFLQDDMDALEPEIEARAHRIIDGFENNGQGNLLEDYCLELTTQTLLAHMGLGYEYADFIKQLRDDFFQILASAQEPFEEPLRGQVWARYIESNLRLREIIESRRESDARDLISIMASQKNTDGDYVLGADQIAIHLTEFAAAGTDTTAQAMVNAILFLDQNPEAREDALYEPELWARVFEETVRRRPSSTFASRQSMIDIELSGAQIRKGDMVWIALASVNTDPGYVENPFDFDIHRPDPQDHLAFSTGRHKCLGNPLARVQGAAGLKVLYERLPSITVDDPDALDFVRFALLPARRSFWVRWDLADVEASKKSVVRTMSLRIASRREESDGVVSLTLVHPDGGELPRWKPGAHIDLHIPVAGEDVVRQYSLSGDPEDRSSYRIGVLREEAGRGGSRAVHDTLREGDAVTVSWPRNNFRFADAGAYLFIAGGIGITPILPMVRQAQAAGKPWKLVYGGRSLSSMAFLEEVAPYGDRVDLVPQDELGHIDLAALLGQARENTLIYCCGPESLLNAVEQGSGHWAKNSLRLERFAPKEIVRDYADAAFEVEFADSEVTVTVGAEETILDAAARAGLPVISSCKEGTCGTCETPVLSGDVDHRDSILTPDEQAANDTMMICVSRAAQGCPKLVLQR; encoded by the coding sequence ATGACCACCGTCACTAGCGGAAAGTGCCCCTTCGCCCACGGTTTCGACGCCATGGGCGACGACTACTACGCAGACCCCGCTGCGCACTTCGCGTCCGTGCGCGACGAGACCCCCACCTTCTTCTACCCGCACCTCAACGCCTGGATCGTCACCAGGCGCGAGGACGCGCTGAGGGTTCTGGCCGACTGGAAGAAGTTCTCCTCGGCCGCGAACTCGGCGCTCATCCCGGTGCCGGAGGAGCACCGGCACATCATCTCCCCGGAGCTGATGTCACGCGTTCTCGTCGGTTCGGATCCGGAAGGCCACACGGTGGCGCGTGGCGTCGCCCAGCTGGGGTTCCTCCAGGACGACATGGATGCGCTGGAGCCGGAGATCGAGGCCCGGGCGCACCGCATCATCGACGGTTTCGAAAACAACGGCCAGGGCAACCTGCTCGAGGACTACTGCCTGGAGCTGACCACGCAGACCCTGCTGGCGCACATGGGGCTGGGCTACGAGTACGCGGACTTCATCAAGCAGCTGCGTGACGATTTCTTCCAGATCCTCGCCTCCGCGCAGGAGCCCTTCGAGGAGCCCCTGCGCGGCCAGGTCTGGGCCCGTTACATCGAGTCGAATCTCCGGCTCCGCGAGATCATCGAATCCCGTCGTGAATCCGACGCCCGCGACCTGATCTCCATCATGGCCTCCCAGAAGAACACCGACGGCGACTACGTTCTCGGCGCCGACCAGATCGCCATCCATCTGACGGAGTTCGCCGCCGCCGGCACCGACACCACCGCCCAGGCCATGGTGAACGCGATTCTCTTCCTGGACCAGAACCCGGAGGCCAGGGAGGACGCGCTGTACGAGCCGGAGCTGTGGGCCCGGGTCTTCGAGGAGACCGTCCGCCGCCGCCCCTCGTCCACCTTCGCCTCGCGCCAGTCGATGATCGACATCGAGCTCTCCGGCGCCCAGATCAGGAAGGGGGACATGGTCTGGATCGCGCTGGCCTCGGTCAACACCGATCCGGGCTACGTGGAGAACCCCTTCGATTTCGACATTCACCGCCCGGACCCGCAGGACCATCTGGCCTTCTCCACCGGTCGGCACAAGTGCCTGGGCAACCCGCTCGCGCGCGTGCAGGGCGCCGCCGGCCTCAAGGTGCTGTACGAGCGCCTGCCCTCGATCACGGTCGACGATCCGGACGCCCTCGACTTCGTCCGCTTCGCCCTGCTCCCGGCACGGCGCTCCTTCTGGGTGCGGTGGGATCTCGCCGACGTCGAGGCGTCGAAGAAGTCCGTCGTGCGCACGATGTCCCTGAGGATCGCTTCTCGACGCGAGGAATCCGACGGCGTCGTTTCACTCACCCTCGTTCACCCCGACGGCGGCGAGCTGCCCAGGTGGAAGCCGGGCGCCCACATCGACCTGCACATTCCTGTCGCCGGGGAGGACGTCGTCCGGCAGTACTCGCTGTCGGGGGATCCGGAGGATCGCTCCTCCTACCGCATCGGCGTTCTCCGCGAGGAGGCCGGCCGGGGCGGCTCCCGCGCCGTCCACGACACTCTCCGGGAAGGTGACGCCGTCACCGTCTCCTGGCCCCGCAACAATTTCCGTTTCGCCGACGCCGGCGCCTACCTCTTCATCGCCGGCGGCATCGGCATCACCCCGATTCTCCCGATGGTCCGCCAGGCGCAGGCCGCCGGCAAGCCGTGGAAACTCGTCTACGGCGGCCGCTCGCTGTCGTCGATGGCCTTCCTCGAGGAAGTCGCACCCTACGGCGACCGGGTCGACCTGGTCCCGCAGGACGAACTCGGACACATCGATCTCGCCGCGCTGCTGGGGCAGGCCCGGGAGAACACCCTCATCTACTGCTGCGGCCCGGAGTCACTGCTCAACGCCGTCGAGCAGGGCAGCGGCCACTGGGCGAAGAACTCGCTGCGGCTGGAGCGTTTCGCCCCGAAGGAGATCGTGCGCGACTACGCGGACGCCGCCTTCGAGGTCGAATTCGCCGATTCCGAGGTGACCGTCACCGTCGGGGCGGAGGAAACCATCCTCGACGCGGCCGCCCGCGCGGGCCTGCCGGTCATCTCCTCCTGCAAGGAGGGGACGTGCGGCACCTGCGAGACCCCGGTCCTCTCCGGCGACGTCGACCACCGGGACTCCATCCTCACCCCGGACGAGCAGGCCGCCAACGACACCATGATGATCTGCGTCTCGCGCGCGGCGCAGGGCTGCCCCAAGCTGGTGCTGCAGCGGTAG